A portion of the Acidobacteriota bacterium genome contains these proteins:
- a CDS encoding ROK family transcriptional regulator, which yields MDLSNFQVASSETARDINRRIVLNLIRSHQPISRADLARHSGLQRSTVSVITEQLIAEKWVTEGAIGHVPRGRRPRFLHLNKERVGIIGVDIRPAMTKIALADLDAQFMAQESMATADNPEQFLSDLTPRLRNLMKMRPEISYEGIGVSLPGRIDLASQRLVFAPNLGWRDFDLKTPLEKATGLPVELENAANACALAEVWFGRHTEGVSDLVAITVSEGIGCGLIFNHQLVRSSTGAAGEFGHTTMVEHGLECRCGNHGCWEMYASNSAAIRYYTQSVSAARNAKAEHRVLPSFEDVMRLAEQHDPKAIQAIDRMAHYLGVGIALLVTGLAPDVIVVVGDVTRLWNQVGPIINQTVKDHSVTHAATRIVATDPVTLPRLRGTIALVLQKHFWAPSVA from the coding sequence ATTGATTTGTCCAATTTTCAGGTGGCGTCCAGCGAAACGGCGCGCGACATCAATCGGCGCATCGTGCTGAACCTGATTCGCAGTCACCAGCCCATTTCGCGCGCGGATTTGGCGCGGCATTCGGGATTGCAGCGGAGCACGGTGTCGGTCATCACCGAACAGTTGATTGCGGAAAAATGGGTGACTGAAGGCGCAATTGGCCACGTGCCGCGTGGACGCAGGCCGCGATTTTTGCATTTGAACAAAGAGCGCGTCGGCATTATCGGCGTTGATATTCGCCCGGCGATGACCAAGATCGCGCTGGCCGATCTGGATGCGCAATTCATGGCGCAGGAATCCATGGCAACGGCGGACAATCCGGAGCAATTCCTGTCCGACCTGACGCCGCGATTGCGCAACCTGATGAAAATGCGCCCCGAAATTTCCTACGAAGGAATCGGGGTGAGTTTGCCCGGGCGCATTGACCTGGCTTCGCAACGGTTGGTGTTTGCGCCCAATCTGGGTTGGCGCGATTTTGACCTGAAAACGCCGTTGGAAAAGGCCACGGGATTGCCGGTGGAGTTAGAAAACGCCGCCAACGCCTGCGCGCTGGCCGAAGTCTGGTTTGGCCGCCACACCGAAGGCGTCAGCGATCTGGTCGCTATCACCGTGTCGGAAGGAATTGGCTGCGGACTGATTTTCAACCATCAACTGGTGCGCAGTTCGACGGGCGCTGCGGGCGAATTCGGCCACACCACCATGGTTGAACACGGATTGGAATGCCGTTGCGGCAACCACGGATGTTGGGAAATGTACGCGTCCAATTCGGCTGCGATTCGGTATTACACACAATCCGTTTCGGCTGCGCGAAATGCAAAAGCGGAGCATCGCGTGTTGCCAAGTTTTGAAGATGTGATGCGGCTGGCCGAACAGCACGATCCCAAAGCCATCCAGGCTATTGATCGGATGGCGCATTACCTGGGCGTGGGAATTGCGTTACTGGTGACGGGCCTAGCGCCGGATGTCATCGTGGTCGTCGGAGACGTGACCCGATTGTGGAATCAGGTCGGCCCGATCATCAACCAGACGGTCAAAGATCATTCCGTGACACACGCCGCGACACGAATTGTGGCAACCGATCCGGTCACGCTGCCACGTTTGCGCGGCACTATCGCATTGGTTTTACAAAAACATTTTTGGGCGCCTTCCGTGGCTTAA